The Streptomyces sp. TLI_105 DNA segment GCGCCCTCGTCGTGCAGCAGGTAGTTCCCCTCGGTGACGACGAGCGGGACCTCGGGCGCGACGGGGATCGACCCGGCGACGGGTTCCTCCAGGGAGCGGTCGAACGCGGGCGCGTAGACGGTGGTGCCGGGGACGGGGGTACGGAGCCGGGTGAGGAGCGCGGTGTACCCGGCGGCGTCGAAGGTGTCCGGCGCGCCCTTCCTGCCGGCCCGTCCGAGCCGCTCCAGCTCGGCCTGGGCCAGATGGAACCCGTCCATGGGCACGAGCACGGCGAGCCCGTCGAGCCCGTCGACGAGCCGGCCGGCGAGCGTGGACTTCCCGGCGCCGGGCGCCCCGGCGAGCCCGAGGATCCGCCGCTGCCCGGGCACGACGAGCGCCCGCGCGCGTGCTACGAGCCGATCGACCTCCTGCGCGTCCATGCGCCGCATTCTCGCACCGTGCGCGCCACCGGGACGGTCCCTTCCCGGAGCGGGCGCAGCAGGCGCGGGCATGACCCGCAGGTGCGGGCGCGGGTCCGCAGCCGCGGACGTCGGCTCGGGGACCCTCGGGGTGACCCTCCCCGGACCCTCGTCCCGACCCTCCATCCCGCAAGGGTCATCCCCCGCCACGACGCGGGTCGACGCGGGTGGGTTCCTACCCTTCCGCGTATTACGTTGAGGAAATGCCGTCCATCGCACTCGTCACCCTCGTCGTCCGTGAATACGACGAGGCCATCGCCTTCTACACCGACGCCCTCGGCTTCGAGCTGGTCGAGGACACCGACCGCGGCGACGGAAGCCGCTGGGTCGTCGTCCGTCCGCGCGGCGCGGCCGGCGTCGGCGGCCTCGGCAACACCGGGCTGCTGCTCGCCCGCGCGAAGAACGAGGAGCAGGAGGCCTCGGTCGGCAACCAGACGGGCGGCCGGGTCGGCTTCTTCCTCCACACGGAGGACTTCGCCGGCGACCACGAACGCATGTCGGCCGCCGGGGTGAAGTTCCTGGAGGAGCCGCGCCACGAGCCGTACGGCTCGGTCGCCGTCTTCGAGGACCTCTACGGCAACCGCTGGGACCTCCTGCAGCCCGCCGCGTAAAACCGGTGTCGCCCGCACGGCGGCGCTCCCTACACTCGCGGCACGGCACACCGACCGGTGTGCCGTGCCGCGAGTGTCCACCGAGGAGAGCCGACCGTGCCTACGCGCCGCTTCGACGTGATCCTCGCCTCTCGCTCCGGCCGGTGGCGGCTGCGCGCCCGCCATCGCCGACCCGTGACGTACGTGACGTACCGACCGACGTACTGACGTACTGAACACGGGAATCGCGCTGCCCCTTTCTCCACGCAGCAGCGAAAGGCACGACACACCGTGCGTACCGACACCACCACCCGAAGCGTCCGCAACCTCGGCATCCTCGCCCACGTCGACGCCGGCAAGACCACCGTCACCGAGCGGTTCCTCTACCTCACCGGCGCCACCCACAAGCGCGGCGAGGTCCACGACGGCACGACCGTCACCGACTTCGACCCGCAGGAGCGGGACCGGGGCATCACGATCTTCGCCGCGGCCGTCAGCTGCGACTGGGCGGGCCACCGGATCAATCTGATCGACACGCCCGGCCACGTCGACTTCTCCGACGAGGTCGAGCGCTCGCTGCGCGTCCTCGACGGCGCCGTCGCCGTCTTCGACGCCGTCGCGGGCGTCGAGCCGCAGAGCGAGACGGTGTGGCGCCAGGCCGACCGGCACGGAGTCCCGAGGATCGCGTTCGTCAACAAGCTCGACCGTGCGGGCGCGGAACTCGACGCCGCCGTGGCGTCGATCCGGGACCGCCTCGGCACCGTCCCGGTCCCCGTCCAGCTGCCCATCGGGCGCGAGGACGGCTTCACGGGCGTCGTGGACCTGGTCCGGATGCGGGCGTACGTGTGGGCCGACGGCGCCGACACGTACGCCGACCTGCCGGTCCCCGACGAGCTCCGGGACGAGGCCCACCGCCGCAGGCGGCGCCTGGAGGAGACGGTCGCGGAGCTGCACCCGCGCGCCCTGGAGGAGTTCTGCGAGCGGAGCGCCCTCTCCGAGGACGTCCTCACGAGCGCCCTGCGCGACCTGACCCTCTCCGGGGAGGCCGTGGTCGTGCTGTGCGGCTCGGCGTACCGCAACCGGGGCATCGAGCCGCTGCTCGACGCCGTCGTCGCGTACCTCCCGGCCCCGTCGGACATGCCGCCGGTGCGCGGCGAGGTCCCGGCGGACCCGGAGGCGCCGTTCACCGCGCTCGCCTTCAAGGTGAACGCGACGGCCACCGGCCGCATGACCTACCTCCGCGTCTACGCGGGCACGATCGGGAAGGGGGACACCGTGCTCGACACCACCGCCGGGCGTACGGAGCGGATCGCCCGCATCCTGCGCGTCCAGGCCGACCGGGCGACGGAGGTGGACACGGCGCGCGCCGGTGACATCGTCGCCGTCGTCGGGCCGAAGTCCGCCCGCGCCGGGGCGACGCTGTGCGCCCCGGACGCGCCGGTCGTCCTCGAACCGCCGACGACCGCCGACCCGGTGGTCTCGGTCGCCGTGGAGGCCCGCCGCGGCACGGACACGGGCCGGCTCGCGACGGCCCTCGCCCGGATGACGGAGGAGGACCCGTCGCTCGTGGTGCGGTCCGACCCCGAGACGGGCCAGACGGTCCTGTCCGGTCTCGGCGAGCTGCACCTGGAGGTCGCGGTGGAGAAGCTGCGGCGCGACCGGGGCCTTGAGGTCACGGTCGGCCGGCCGCAGGTCGCGTACCGGGAGACGGTGACGAAGGGCGTCACGGACCTCCTCTACCGCCACGTCAAACAGGACGGCGGCGCGGGCCAGTTCGCCCACGTCGTCATCGACGTCGAACCGACGGACGGCGACGAGGAGTTCGAGTTCCGCTCCACGGTCACGGGCGGCCGAGTCCCGCAGGAGTACGTCCGCGCGGTCGAGGCCGGCTGCCGGGACGCCCTCGTCGAGGGCCCCCTCGGCGGCCACCCGGTGACGGGTGTCCGGGTCACGCTCACGGACGGCGCCACGCATCCGAAGGACTCCTCGGAGATGGCGTTCCGCGCGGCGGGCCGCTTCGCCCTGCGCGAGGCGCTCCGCGCGAGCGTGCTGACCCTGCTCGAACCGGTGGCCGAGGTGACGGTCACCGTCCCCGCCGAGTCGGTCGGCTCGGTCCTCGGCGACCTCGCGGCCCGCCGGGGCCGGGTCACGGACTCGACGACCCGCTCCGGTACGGCGGTGGTGTCGGCGACGGTCCCGCTGGCCGAGCTCTTCGGCTACGCCTCCCGCCTCCGGGGCCGCACCCAGGGCCGGGGCACCTTCACCACCCGGCCGGCGGGGTACGAGGCCCTTCGGGGCTGAGGTCGAGCTCGGCCCGTACGGTCTTCCCGACCGGTACGCGGTCGAGCACCGCCCACCGTGAGGCGAGCGCCTCGACGAGGAGCAGGCCCCGCCCGCCCTCGTCGAGGGGCCCCGGCACCACGTGCGCCGGGCGCCGCTCGCCCCGGGTGTCGGAGACGTCGACCCGGAGCCGCAGGCCGGGCGTGTACGAGAGCGTCAGCTCGAAGTCGCGCCCGGGCACCCGACCGTGGGTGACGGCGTTGGCGGCGAGCTCGGCGACGAGCAGCCCGACGGCGTCGGAGGCCTCGGAGCCGTACGGCAGCCGCCAGCGGTCCAGCTGGTGGAGAGCGAGCCGTCGGGCGAGACGGGCGCCGCGCGGGGTCGAGCTGAAGCGCTGGGTGAACACACGTACGGTGACGGCGGGTTCGCGGGTCACGGGGGAGGTCATGGGGCCAATGTGACGTCCCCCGGAGGGAGTTGCCAGCTCAGAAACCCGTACGCTGCGCAGCGTACGGGTTCACTCTCTGGACCGTACCGGTGACTATCGGTGAACCTGGACGGGTTCAGCGCGAGCGCATCGGTACGGGAGGTGGCGGGGTGGCGGACGAGGTCCCGAAGGGCAGCGAACCGGAGACGTCGGAGAGCCTGAAGGCTTTCGGGGAAGTGGTCAAGGCCTTCCGCAGACGGGCGGGCCTGACGCAGGAACAGTTCGCCCCGCTCGTGGGCTACTCGGTCCCGATGATCGCCTCGATCGAACAGGGCCGACGCCTGCCGTCGAAGGAGTTCGTGAACCGGGCGGAGGAGGTGCTGGACGCGTTCGGGGTGATCCGGGCGGCGGCGAAGCACCTGACGCGGAAGGCGGGGCTTGCGAAGTGGTTCGAGGGGTGGGCGGAGCTGGAACCTCTGGCGGTGACGCTGTACACCTTCGAGAACCGGCTCGCACCCGGCCTACTCCAGACAACTGCATACGCCCGGACGCTCTTCGAGAAGCAGCTCCCGGCGATGAGCGACGACAAGATCGAGTCGAACCTGGTCGCCCGCATGGAGCGGACGCACATCCTCACGGAGCACCCTGAGACGATCTACAGCTTCATCATCGAGGAGCACGCGCTGCGTCGCCAGGTGACCACCCTGGAGGTCATGCGCGAGCAGATAGACCACATCATCGAACTCAGCGAACGACGCAACATCGACATCCAGATCATGCCGCAGTCGCGCGGGCACCACGCGGGGCTCGACGGCCCCTTGTGTCTCCTGGAGACCGAGGAGAACGCCTGGTACGCGTACAGCGAAGGCCAAGGCACGGGCCAGCTCATCTCCGACCCCAAAGAGGTCAGCATCCTCCAGCAGCGATATGCCAGGATGCGGACACAGGCTCTGTCCGTAGAGGCGACCGTGGGCCTGTTGCGGGAGATCCGAGGAGCACTATGAGCACCACTGAACTGGCCTGGTTCAAGAGCAGCTACAGCGGCGGAAGCGGCGACAACTGCGTAGAAGTCGCCCTCTCCTGGCACAAGTCCACCTACAGCACCGGTGACGGCGGCAACTGCGTCGAGGTCGCCACCTGCCCCTCCACCGTCCACGTCCGCGACTCCAAGAACCCCACCGGCCCGCAGCTCACCCTCTCCCCCGCCACTTGGACGGAGTTCCTGACCCGGCTGGGCTGAGGAAGCATCACCTCCATGTCCGTGGTTCGTAACGAGCAGGACTGCACCGGAATACGGCGGCCGCTCCGGTGCAGACTCTGCTCGTCAGCAACACGTTCGAGCCATGCGAAGTACACGGGGGACCACCATGCGCGCTGCCCGCAAGAGCTGGAAGACGTACGCCCTGGGAGCCGCGGCCGTCGCCGCGCTCCTCTCGTCCACGGCGTGCGGACCGGACGGCGGTACGGAGGACGGGGCGGCGAGCCCGGCCCCGTCCGGCACCGCGAGCGCGACCGGCACCGCACCGCCCGCCAGCCCGAGCCCGAGCCCGACCGAGTCCAAGAAGCCCAGCGCGACCGACTCCGCGAAGCCCAGCGCCACAAGCTCCGGCTCCGGTAGCGGCGGCAAGGAAAAAGCCCCGGCCTGCGGCGACCAGGACCTCTCGATCGGGACGTCGTACTGGGCGCACGACTCGGGGCAGCACCTCCTGATCACGGCCACCAACGTCACCGACAAGCCCTGCACGCTCTACCACTACCCCTTCATCACCTTCGGCAAGGACGCCGACAGCCCGCTCCAGCCGATGGAGTCCCCGGCGAAGGCGGTCGCCACGATCGGGCCGAAGCAGAAGGCGTACGCGGGCGTGAAGCTGTTCCTGGGGGGCGAGAAGACCACCGCGTACGAGTCGTTCGGCCTCGCGTACCACGACCCGGCCGACAACAACGACGGGTCGCCGATCGACGTCGCGCTGTCCGACGAGGTCCAGTTCGTCAACGTCGGCCAGAACCCGTCGGTCACGTTCTGGAACCTCGACCGGAGCGAGGTCGAGAAGTTCGTGTTCAAGGCACGGTGACGCCGGCTGCACGGTGCTCGCTGGGCCGGGTTCCGTACACGCGCTTGAAGGCGACGCTCAGTCCGAACGCGCTCTGGTAGCCGACCTGTCGGGCGATCGCCTCCACGGTGGCGTCGGTACGGGCCAGCAGGTCGGCCGCCAGGGCGAGGCGCCAGCCGGTCAGGTACGTCATGGGAGGTTCGCCGACGAGGTCGCCGAAGCGGCGGGCGAGCGTGGCCCGGGAGACGCCGGCCTCCTCGGCGAGGGTGGTCACGGTCCACGGGCGTGCGGGCCGGTCGTGGATGAGACGCAGGGCGCGGCCCGCGACGGGGTCGGAGAGCGCCCGGTACCAGGCGGGCGGGGCGGACTCGGGGCGGCTGAACCATTCCCGCAGCGTGGAGAGCAGCAGGAGGTCCAGGAGTCGGTCGAGGACGGCCTGTTGGCCGGGGTCGTCGCGGCTGATCTCGCTGTCGGTGAGTTCCAGGATCGGTCCGATCCTGCCTTCCTGGGGGACGACGAGCACGCGCGGCAGTCCGCCGATGAGCCGTTCGGAGACGCGGCCGTCGACCTGGTAGCTGCCGGTGAGGAGCACGGTGGTGCCGCCGGGGGCGTTGGCGCAGGTGCGGAGGCCGAGGATGACGTCCTCGCTGACGTCCTCGCCGTCGGCGGTGGTGCAGTGACCGGGGTGCACGACGTAGAAGGGCGGGGTCTCCGCGGACGGGTCGTCGGTGACGGAGAACGGCTCCGCGCCGGTCACGAGGGCGACGTCGCCGGGGCCGAGCGGGACGGGTGGGGCGTCGCCGCCGGGGACGATCCAACCGGAGCCGCGGAGCAGGGTGACGACGGCGAGGGGCGTCCCGTCGGCGAAGCCGATCGACCAGGGCGAGGCCAGGATGTTGCGGCTGAACAGGGCTCCGTCGGACCGGACTTCGTAGAGAAGGCTCGCGAGTGGATCCATACGGCGAGTCTAGAAGGGCTGAGCGGCTGAGACATCGAAGTGAGCGCGTGGACCATTCCGTGACTCACCGGCCCACCGTTTGACTGAGCGCATGACGACGAACTCGAACACGAAGCCGATCCTGGTCCTCGGCGGAACGGGCAAGACCGGCCGCCGCGTGGTCTCCCGCCTGAAGGAGCGGGGGTACGAGGTCCGGGCGGCCTCCCGCAAGGGGCCCGCCCGGTTCGACTGGAACGACGAGAACACCTGGGAGCC contains these protein-coding regions:
- a CDS encoding nucleoside/nucleotide kinase family protein, whose translation is MRRMDAQEVDRLVARARALVVPGQRRILGLAGAPGAGKSTLAGRLVDGLDGLAVLVPMDGFHLAQAELERLGRAGRKGAPDTFDAAGYTALLTRLRTPVPGTTVYAPAFDRSLEEPVAGSIPVAPEVPLVVTEGNYLLHDEGAWADVLPLLDEAWYLDLDDGRRVSRLVERHVRFGKDRAHAERWVRDSDEANARLVARGRARAHLVVPMA
- a CDS encoding VOC family protein; its protein translation is MPSIALVTLVVREYDEAIAFYTDALGFELVEDTDRGDGSRWVVVRPRGAAGVGGLGNTGLLLARAKNEEQEASVGNQTGGRVGFFLHTEDFAGDHERMSAAGVKFLEEPRHEPYGSVAVFEDLYGNRWDLLQPAA
- the fusA gene encoding elongation factor G, which gives rise to MRTDTTTRSVRNLGILAHVDAGKTTVTERFLYLTGATHKRGEVHDGTTVTDFDPQERDRGITIFAAAVSCDWAGHRINLIDTPGHVDFSDEVERSLRVLDGAVAVFDAVAGVEPQSETVWRQADRHGVPRIAFVNKLDRAGAELDAAVASIRDRLGTVPVPVQLPIGREDGFTGVVDLVRMRAYVWADGADTYADLPVPDELRDEAHRRRRRLEETVAELHPRALEEFCERSALSEDVLTSALRDLTLSGEAVVVLCGSAYRNRGIEPLLDAVVAYLPAPSDMPPVRGEVPADPEAPFTALAFKVNATATGRMTYLRVYAGTIGKGDTVLDTTAGRTERIARILRVQADRATEVDTARAGDIVAVVGPKSARAGATLCAPDAPVVLEPPTTADPVVSVAVEARRGTDTGRLATALARMTEEDPSLVVRSDPETGQTVLSGLGELHLEVAVEKLRRDRGLEVTVGRPQVAYRETVTKGVTDLLYRHVKQDGGAGQFAHVVIDVEPTDGDEEFEFRSTVTGGRVPQEYVRAVEAGCRDALVEGPLGGHPVTGVRVTLTDGATHPKDSSEMAFRAAGRFALREALRASVLTLLEPVAEVTVTVPAESVGSVLGDLAARRGRVTDSTTRSGTAVVSATVPLAELFGYASRLRGRTQGRGTFTTRPAGYEALRG
- a CDS encoding ATP-binding protein; the encoded protein is MTSPVTREPAVTVRVFTQRFSSTPRGARLARRLALHQLDRWRLPYGSEASDAVGLLVAELAANAVTHGRVPGRDFELTLSYTPGLRLRVDVSDTRGERRPAHVVPGPLDEGGRGLLLVEALASRWAVLDRVPVGKTVRAELDLSPEGPRTPPAGW
- a CDS encoding helix-turn-helix transcriptional regulator translates to MADEVPKGSEPETSESLKAFGEVVKAFRRRAGLTQEQFAPLVGYSVPMIASIEQGRRLPSKEFVNRAEEVLDAFGVIRAAAKHLTRKAGLAKWFEGWAELEPLAVTLYTFENRLAPGLLQTTAYARTLFEKQLPAMSDDKIESNLVARMERTHILTEHPETIYSFIIEEHALRRQVTTLEVMREQIDHIIELSERRNIDIQIMPQSRGHHAGLDGPLCLLETEENAWYAYSEGQGTGQLISDPKEVSILQQRYARMRTQALSVEATVGLLREIRGAL
- a CDS encoding DUF397 domain-containing protein, with the translated sequence MSTTELAWFKSSYSGGSGDNCVEVALSWHKSTYSTGDGGNCVEVATCPSTVHVRDSKNPTGPQLTLSPATWTEFLTRLG
- a CDS encoding DUF4232 domain-containing protein, yielding MRSTRGTTMRAARKSWKTYALGAAAVAALLSSTACGPDGGTEDGAASPAPSGTASATGTAPPASPSPSPTESKKPSATDSAKPSATSSGSGSGGKEKAPACGDQDLSIGTSYWAHDSGQHLLITATNVTDKPCTLYHYPFITFGKDADSPLQPMESPAKAVATIGPKQKAYAGVKLFLGGEKTTAYESFGLAYHDPADNNDGSPIDVALSDEVQFVNVGQNPSVTFWNLDRSEVEKFVFKAR
- a CDS encoding AraC family transcriptional regulator, with translation MDPLASLLYEVRSDGALFSRNILASPWSIGFADGTPLAVVTLLRGSGWIVPGGDAPPVPLGPGDVALVTGAEPFSVTDDPSAETPPFYVVHPGHCTTADGEDVSEDVILGLRTCANAPGGTTVLLTGSYQVDGRVSERLIGGLPRVLVVPQEGRIGPILELTDSEISRDDPGQQAVLDRLLDLLLLSTLREWFSRPESAPPAWYRALSDPVAGRALRLIHDRPARPWTVTTLAEEAGVSRATLARRFGDLVGEPPMTYLTGWRLALAADLLARTDATVEAIARQVGYQSAFGLSVAFKRVYGTRPSEHRAAGVTVP